A portion of the Bactrocera neohumeralis isolate Rockhampton chromosome 2, APGP_CSIRO_Bneo_wtdbg2-racon-allhic-juicebox.fasta_v2, whole genome shotgun sequence genome contains these proteins:
- the LOC126750766 gene encoding uncharacterized protein LOC126750766 codes for MSKFCGVISKRINSEEVEPLRFSHLEMLTKWLASETESLQSDFATKSEAVQDMQKQVIQNEQKLIEINDIMEVLKEKVIATEHEVAVNDANIRLLERNITALEDYANRPLTAAGITCGCPIVNEQQEQRRMLDLLQNTGHNMAQLHLLMNEFQELQPYVQRMSSPYYTISSILDCHVSTLKQTEKNVDSLVEKMHAVDGMLRLALLHLAASRQQRSQSAPPSFCKPIGDGPANMRT; via the exons atgtcaaaattttgtGGTGTAATTTCCAAACGCATAAATTCCGAAGAAGTGGAACCACTGCGCTTCAGTCACTTGGAAATGCTAACCAAATGGTTGGCGAGTGAAACTGAATCGCTTCAGTCCGATTTCGCCACTAAAAGTGAAGCGGTGCAGGATATGCAAAAGCAAGTCATACAGAACGagcaaaaa CTTATCGAAATCAATGATATCATGGAAGTGCTTAAAGAAAAAGTGATCGCCACCGAACATGAAGTGGCGGTGAATGACGCGAACATAAGACTGCTTGAGCGCAATATCACAGCGCTGGAAGATTATGCGAATCGGCCGCTAACAGCTGCCGGCATAACCTGCGGTTGTCCAATTGTAAATGAGCAACAGGAACAACGACGTATGCTGGATCTGTTGCAGAACACAGGTCACAATATGGCACAGCTCCATCTGTTGATGAATGAGTTTCAGGAATTGCAGCCATACGTGCAGCGTATGAGTAGTCCGTATTACACA ATTAGCAGCATATTGGATTGTCACGTGAGTACTTTGAAGCAAACTGAAAAGAATGTGGATAGTTTAGTTGAGAAAATGCATGCGGTCGACGGAATGTTACGACTGGCTTTGC TACACCTGGCTGCTTCGCGTCAACAAAGATCACAATCTGCGCCGCCGTCTTTCTGCAAACCAATCGGTGATGGTCCAGCAAATATGCGAACTTAA
- the LOC126750779 gene encoding single-stranded DNA-binding protein, mitochondrial, translating to MLSQSARTLISPLRMALRQVARCSSNEAAPVRVEKTVNNVTILGRVGADPQLRGSVEHPVVMFSVATHTNYRYESGDWAQRTDWHRVVVFKPNLRDTVMEHLKKGQRTMVQGKITYGEITDQQGNQKTTTSIIADDVIFFRTDS from the exons ATGCTCTCACAAAGTGCACGTACC TTGATATCACCGCTACGCATGGCGTTGAGGCAAGTAGCACGTTGCAGCTCCAATGAGGCAGCGCCGGttcgtgtggaaaaaa CTGTTAATAATGTAACCATACTGGGGCGTGTCGGTGCAGATCCACAATTGCGCGGTTCCGTCGAGCACCCGGTTGTTATGTTTTCGGTAGCAACGCATACTAATTACAG ATATGAGAGTGGCGATTGGGCTCAACGTACAGACTGGCATCGCGTTGTAGTTTTTAAGCCAAATTTGCGCGATACAGTTATGGAACATCTGAAGAAAGGTCAACGCACCATGGTGCAAGGAAAAATCACATATGGTGAGATTACCGATCAGCAAGGTAATCAAAAGACCACTACCAGCATAATTGCTGATGATGTAATCTTCTTCCGTACCGACTCGTGA